GACATTGCAGGTCATCTTCAAATCATGAAACTTACTTTCTAGTGCAGGTTTGCAAGAAAATCGAAGAGGAAGGACTAACATTCTGGCACATCTAGACTGGGCAGGGACATATGAACTACGGGCATTCACTTGGTGCAGAGGCCGAGAGTACTCCCTCCTTTAAAAAAAAATTAAGGGGGGTGTACTGAAGCAAAGCTCCCATACCTCGTATCTTTGCTCTTTGGACCTGGTATGCTTTGAATGTTGTAACATACTGAGAATATGCGTTTGGCAGCCCCACAAGAACAACATGAATGTTGGTAATTAATTCACCATTCAAGCCACTTATCAGTACATTGTTTACAGCATCGTGTAACCACCTGCTGACCATTGTCGTGAATTCTGTGCCAAAACATAACAGAGAAAAAATTAGTAGAGTGCTGCCGCTTATTGTTTCTTAGCATATGCTTGCTAGCTCAAACATTGGATAACATGAGCATGGCATGCCGTAGCTCAGAAAAAACCCATGCACTTCTACTGGACAGGCATCCTAGGATTGACAAATTGGGATATACCTCCAGGAAGACTCAAGATGACCAGCTGACTGATTCTTATGATCTGAATTGGAAGTATCGCACGCTGCAAAATATTACAGGAGACAATACAAGACCAGTAAATTAAAATAGTTTTAATTCACTAAATTGGTTTCTAGTTAGAAATTTTGGTTCTGATTCGACATATTGTGGAGCTTACATACAACAGGTGCCCTGCAGTTCACAAATGACGACTCATTTGATCCCATCACCTCTACCGCGAAAGTGTTGAGAGTGGACATGTGCAGATATATAGTGGCTATGCATTAAGCTAAAAAGCTAAGGAGCTCCCATGGGAAGAAATCATGTTCGTTATAGAAAAAGCAACGAATGAGACATTCGCTAATATTACACGGGGTTATATTTTACATATCAGCCCATACAATGCGGATTTGATGCAGCAGCAATTGGTCTTATTGATGGTGGCATTGGTGTCAGTTAAGTGAAATCACAATTAAGACATTCCAGAGAAAACTCAAGACGACTAGCTGACTGATTCTTATGATCTGAATTGGAAGTATCGCAGGCTGCAAAAGATTACAGGAGACAATACAAGACCAGTAAATTAAAATAGTTGTAATTCAGTAAAATGGTTTCTAGTTAGAAATTTTGGTTCTCGTTCGACATATTGTGGAGCTTACATACAACAGGTGCTCTGCAGTTCACAAATGACGACTCATTTCATCCCATTACCTCTACCGCAAAAGTGTTGAGAGTGGATATGTGCTACGCATTAAGCTCAAAAACTAAGAAACTCCCATGGGAAGATCAAGTTCGTTATAGAAAAAGCAAGGAATGTGACATTCGCTAATATTACACGGGGTTATATTTTATCTATCAGCTAATACAGTGCTGATTTGATGCAGCAGCAATTGGTCCTTATTGATGGTGGCATTGGTGTCAGCTATTAAGTGAAATCACAATTAAGACATTCCAGAGAATACGACGTAACACGCCTGCTTATTATTACTGAAAAAAGCATATCATACCGCCCAAATCATATGGTTCCTTCATTTCATCAGTGTCTAGCAATATTGGTTTTGGAGCTTTCCCTGATGTCTTTAGTATGTCCCTGATTACTGAAAAGAGCAATACTGGACTTGCTCTTTCCCTGATGTCTTTAGTATGTCCCTCACTAATCTCCAAAAAGGGTTTCCCTCATAAGAGAAGGTGCGCAGTCAGTGATTACCGCGTCATCTAAAATTCTGAAGCAAATATTGTACAAAGTGAGTTTATACcgattgtgggacggagggagtaataaatattCCGTTAACACAAACCAAACATTCAGCTGAGCAACGACTTGGACACATACCAAGAAGTGAACAAGGGTCACCTAGAGACTACATACAGTCCTCAACAGACAATTAGTGCTAGTTGCTGTATACCTGAACACACATAACATATTCAGTAGCATCATCTAATACTGAAAAATATTATTTCAGCACTTTATATGAATCTCAACTCTCAAGTTGAATTCACGACAGAATATCTTGCATAAGTGAAATACTAGCTAGGAGCCAGAATTAAGGGAGAAGCATATATATATCAAACAGCATGTATAGACAGGTAGTAGTCTGAAGAGTTCAGAGTTTCATTGATGAGTTGAGTTTGAAAACAATCTTCAGATTAAGTAGAGTACATACAACAAACTGTATATGTAACTTCCAGTTTCCCATATTACAAGTTTACAACAAGAGCAACAACGACCACAGCAACGAAGACAACAAACCGAGACACTGACCCGGAGCATGGCATATGTTGATGGGCAACAAAGACTCTAAATAAAAATATGGAAATATGATGAGATCGAAACCTAGATGCCAACTCCTGGTAGATCAATGGAGGTACCAAATGGACGGTGAGCTGTCCGAGGGATGCGCCCATGGCAGGCAGCGCTTGATTTCCTCGTCGTCAGGGGAGCAACTCCAACCACCCATGTCGGTGCAGGGATATTCATTCTGCTGGAGGACACTCATCGGACGGCCACCATAGACATCGTCAAGGAAGTAGATGTAGCCCGGGTTGCCGCTGCGCCCTGTGTCGAAGGCCTTGGAGCAGCTCTGGCCGACAAAGAGCACCTGCCCCTCCATCTTGTACAATCGCCAGGAGGTTCTGCCAAGTTGCTTCTCTAGCCTGAAGACCTCGAACCGCCTAGTGCCGCCTCTCGCTGGATCGATGAACCTCTTCACCATTAACAAATCTTCACCGGAGGCGGCAGGCAGGAGGTAGCGGGAGACGATCTCCCCGGGCGCCGGCGGGGTCATCTGGTCAGCACAGCACTGGTAGACAAGATGTTGAACAGTAAGCGCACCGTCTGCGCCGGCAATCTCCGGCTTGTAGCAGAAGAGCTGCTCCCAGGGGTTGACGGCCCAGAAGCATCCGTCGTGGTACGTCAGGTCCTGGGAGTCACACGGAGCCCCCAGCGGCGCCGGCGACCAGCAGTCCATGCCCGGGCGCCAGAACGCCATGGTGGTCTGGCCTGTCGTCAGGGCAGCGACGACGCAGGcagccgacggcggcggcgcggacacGGCGGCCGCGCGGACCATTATGGGGCACCTGATGACGTTGAAGTTCGGCGGGGCGCGCCCGCCGTTCAGGGTGACGCGCACGTGGTCCGGGAGGGGAACGCGCTCGCCGGAGCGGAGGTTGAGCAGGGCGTGGCCGTGCCACTGGTGGAGCACGACCACGGACCAGCCGCCCGGAGAGGAGCCGCAGAAACGCGCCCCGCGgacggcgccggcgaggggcgGCTGCGGGTCGGCGAACCCGCCGAAGATCCGGTGGCAGGAGGTCCCGGCGGTGGAGGGCATGAGGAGCCAGGGGAGCGGCGGCGGGTTTTGCAGCGCGACGCCGCGCCATTGCTGGTTGACGGCGGAGAACCTGACCCGGTCGCCGATGCATGCGAGCGAGAGGAAGATGCGGCTGAGGATGTCTTCGTGGACGCCCGACcagtcggccgccgccgccggcggcggcatcTGACGTTCGGATCTAGGGAACATCGGAAAGCACGAAGGGGGAATGGGCCTCTTGCTGCCATGTTTGACAAATTTGTTACTACACACAACAATCAAATAGAAATGAGAATAAACAGACATATCGCACCTTCTTTGGATGTCCCAGCCACAAAATAATTTTTCACCTTTTCAGATCCACGCACCTCTTTGCAGATCCAACCTCTCCCGCTCAAATCCCTCAGTACCTAGAGTTTCGACGATTTAGACAACACACAAGAGGAACGGCACAAAATCCATGGAAACGGAAGGGGAGAAGCTTGCCTTACCTTGGGGCGGCAATAGAGGGAGGGCGGCGGATGG
This window of the Triticum aestivum cultivar Chinese Spring chromosome 5D, IWGSC CS RefSeq v2.1, whole genome shotgun sequence genome carries:
- the LOC123119119 gene encoding uncharacterized protein; this translates as MFPRSERQMPPPAAAADWSGVHEDILSRIFLSLACIGDRVRFSAVNQQWRGVALQNPPPLPWLLMPSTAGTSCHRIFGGFADPQPPLAGAVRGARFCGSSPGGWSVVVLHQWHGHALLNLRSGERVPLPDHVRVTLNGGRAPPNFNVIRCPIMVRAAAVSAPPPSAACVVAALTTGQTTMAFWRPGMDCWSPAPLGAPCDSQDLTYHDGCFWAVNPWEQLFCYKPEIAGADGALTVQHLVYQCCADQMTPPAPGEIVSRYLLPAASGEDLLMVKRFIDPARGGTRRFEVFRLEKQLGRTSWRLYKMEGQVLFVGQSCSKAFDTGRSGNPGYIYFLDDVYGGRPMSVLQQNEYPCTDMGGWSCSPDDEEIKRCLPWAHPSDSSPSIWYLH